The Cellulomonas fulva genome includes a window with the following:
- a CDS encoding ABC transporter ATP-binding protein, with protein MATVTFDHATRVYPGTERPAVDALNLHIEDGEFLVLVGPSGCGKSTSLRMLAGLEDVNAGRILIGDRDVTDVQPKDRDIAMVFQNYALYPHMTVADNMGFALKIAGTPKAEIRQRVEEAAQILDLSQYLDRKPKALSGGQRQRVAMGRAIVRQPQVFLMDEPLSNLDAKLRVQTRTQIASLQRRLGVTTVYVTHDQTEALTMGDRIAVLKDGLLQQVGTPREMYDTPANVFVAGFIGSPAMNIGTFPVLDGYAVLGRARVPVAREAIGQFTEDDKNHVTIGFRPESLDVLPQGSPDSIPVVVNIVEELGSDAFVYGSLTNEFGQADVVHSGAGDAQVIVRCDPRQVPAKGETINVRIRPGEQHLFHAGSGERIG; from the coding sequence ATGGCTACTGTCACGTTCGACCACGCGACCCGGGTCTACCCGGGCACGGAGCGCCCCGCGGTGGACGCGCTCAACCTCCACATCGAGGACGGCGAGTTCCTCGTCCTCGTCGGCCCCTCCGGCTGCGGCAAGTCGACGTCGCTGCGCATGCTCGCCGGCCTGGAGGACGTCAACGCCGGCCGCATCCTCATCGGCGACCGCGACGTCACGGACGTCCAGCCGAAGGACCGCGACATCGCGATGGTGTTCCAGAACTACGCGCTGTACCCGCACATGACGGTGGCCGACAACATGGGCTTCGCGCTCAAGATCGCCGGCACCCCGAAGGCCGAGATCCGCCAGCGCGTCGAGGAGGCCGCCCAGATCCTCGACCTGAGCCAGTACCTCGACCGCAAGCCGAAGGCCCTCTCCGGTGGCCAGCGCCAGCGCGTCGCCATGGGCCGCGCCATCGTGCGTCAGCCGCAGGTGTTCCTCATGGACGAGCCGCTGTCGAACCTCGACGCCAAGCTCCGTGTCCAGACGCGTACGCAGATCGCGTCGCTGCAGCGCCGCCTCGGCGTCACCACGGTCTACGTCACGCACGACCAGACCGAGGCGCTGACCATGGGCGACCGCATCGCGGTGCTCAAGGACGGCCTCCTGCAGCAGGTCGGCACGCCGCGCGAGATGTACGACACCCCGGCCAACGTCTTCGTCGCCGGCTTCATCGGCTCGCCGGCCATGAACATCGGCACGTTCCCGGTGCTCGACGGCTACGCCGTCCTGGGCCGCGCCCGCGTGCCCGTCGCCCGTGAGGCCATCGGCCAGTTCACCGAGGACGACAAGAACCACGTCACCATCGGCTTCCGTCCCGAGTCGCTCGACGTGCTCCCCCAGGGCTCGCCGGACTCGATCCCGGTCGTCGTGAACATCGTCGAGGAGCTCGGCTCGGACGCGTTCGTCTACGGCTCGCTCACCAACGAGTTCGGGCAGGCCGACGTCGTGCACTCCGGTGCCGGCGACGCGCAGGTCATCGTGCGCTGCGACCCGCGCCAGGTCCCCGCCAAGGGCGAGACGATCAACGTCCGCATCCGCCCGGGCGAGCAGCACCTGTTCCACGCGGGCTCGGGCGAGCGCATCGGCTGA